The following are from one region of the Penaeus chinensis breed Huanghai No. 1 chromosome 32, ASM1920278v2, whole genome shotgun sequence genome:
- the LOC125042680 gene encoding glutamate receptor ionotropic, kainate glr-3-like codes for MDTKSIHLFYSMALLTISTGELLTSLLPKLRQGKNSIPDHSEDHPVIQRLLKDTLMDICRGPLAGRDVTLVLDASCKENMVLPDFIEALGVPVLFFNNEGVNRGVLDAAKRNRLDVIVSVVGPELSWLLTSPPERWSASSVVLVGTTLQCDPRALLQTALTQRTPAVAALCLAKLGEQRNRLEFRVFTWRPLHPRRKLLPLGGWNASAFASWDQLFVDRFSSFGGVTLGVASDHDDMPFLFNSSLTEWEGLGYRLLNTLAESYNFTYTLTPWASDRQWGNWENNSWTGMLGDLYREVKNLTVNFISLSPRRAQYFDISVPYYKEGFSFVLAFPPPLPRWYSLVHPFSWTMWVVVGGVAVVVCLAYWFLASFREKASPSTYLLTIAQALLNQSNSSVPASWILRLFLASWWVTAYVIVMSYTCNLIAFLTIPAHPFKLESVQQLANSHHRVCMLDYGSYVPDALATSTHQSLSALGEKMDLVPYNTAMPYYNALECLDLALAGTHAMVEARSYLRDLVESAGRGNKMYFLEESIFEGTVSFLFSKSTPWKYKFDEGIYSLLESGFIGKWYRDIMEMRRPRRAKKSEAIVAITINHLQGIFLVLAFGWSMALVTFLVEKICARVTGTRRDIHDDE; via the exons ATGGACACGAAATCCATTCATCTTTTCTACTCAATGGCCTTGCTTACTATCAGTACAGGAGAGCTACTGACATCACTTCTACCAAAGCTTCGTCAAGGCAAGAACTCAATCCCAGATCATTCAGAGGACCACCCTGTTATACAAAGGCTATTGAAAGACACCCTTATGGACATTTGTCGAGGTCCCTTAGCTGGTAGAGATGTAACTCTTGTTCTAGATGCATCGTGTAAAGAGAATATGGTTCTGCCTGATTTTATAGAGGCATTGGGTGTCCCTGTACTTTTCTTTAACAACGAAGGGGTAAACAGAGGGGTCCTGGATGCTGCAAAAAGGAATCGTCTCG ATGTCATAGTGAGTGTTGTGGGCCCGGAGTTGTCTTGGTTGTTAACATCCCCGCCAGAGAGATGGTCGGCATCCTCTGTGGTTTTAGTTGGGACCACACTGCAATGCGATCCAAGAGCCCTTCTGCAGACAGCACTGACACAGAGGACTCCTGCAGTGGCCGCGTTGTGTCTAGCGAAGTTAGGCGAGCAGAGGAACAGACTCGAGTTCCGGGTGTTCACGTGGCGACCTCTACACCCGCGCCGAAAGCTCTTGCCTCTGGGCGGATGGAATGCCTCTGCCTTCGCCTCCTGGGACCAGCTCTTCGTCGACCGCTTCTCGTCCTTCGGCGGCGTCACTTTGGGGGTCGCGAGTGACCACGATGACATGCCCTTCCTCTTCAACTCGAGCTTGACGGAGTGGGAAGGTCTCGGTTATCGCCTCCTGAATACACTGGCCGAGTCATACAACTTCACGTACACGCTGACACCGTGGGCCAGCGACC GACAATGGGGCAATTGGGAAAACAACTCTTGGACCGGGATGTTGGGAGATCTGTACCGAGAGGTCAAGAACTTGACTGTcaacttcatttccctctccccaagACGGGCTCAGTATTTTGATATTTCTGTCCCTTATTACAAGGAAGG GTTTTCGTTTGTACTCgcgttccctcctcctcttccccgatGGTACAGCCTCGTCCACCCATTCAGTTGGAcgatgtgggtggtggtgggcggAGTTGCCGTCGTAGTCTGCCTCGCCTACTGGTTCCTGGCTTCGTTTAGGGAGAAAGCGTCTCCATCTACATACCTCTTAACCATCGCACAG GCACTGCTGAATCAGTCCAACAGCTCTGTGCCGGCTTCCTGGATCTTGAGGTTGTTTTTGGCATCTTGGTGGGTCACCGCTTACGTCATCGTCATGTCCTACACGTGCAACCTCATAGCATTCCTTACTATCCCAGCGCATCCCTTTAAACTTGAATCCGTTCAGCAACTGGCTAATAGTCATCACAG AGTGTGCATGCTGGATTACGGAAGCTATGTACCCGATGCCTTAGCCACTTCCACCCACCAGTCACTCTCTGCCCTTGGCGAGAAGATGGACCTGGTGCCTTACAATACCGCGATGCCATACTACAATGCCCTTGAGTGCCTCGACCTCGCACTGGCAGGTACCCACGCCATGGTAGAAGCCAGGTCCTACTTGAGGGACTTAGTAGAGAGTGCAGGCCGCGGGAACAAAATGTATTTCTTGGAGGAAAGCATTTTCGAAGGAACTGTGAGCTTCTTGTTCAGTAAAAGCACTCCTTGGAAATACAAGTTTGATGAGGGTATTTATAGCCTGCTGGAATCCGGCTTTATTGGGAAGTGGTACCGTGACATCATGGAAATGAGAAGACCACGGCGGGCAAAG AAATCTGAAGCCATAGTAGCGATTACGATCAACCATCTCCAGGGCATATTCCTGGTTCTAGCGTTTGGATGGTCAATGGCCCTGGTAACTTTCCTGGTGGAGAAAATTTGCGCTAGAGTAACAGGCACGCGTAGGGATATTCACGATGACGAATGA
- the LOC125042681 gene encoding glutamate receptor ionotropic, kainate glr-3-like produces MKIKSIELLFMAVTIALTDAEPSNSLLSKLRNSMSSIQSHVKEQHTMRNLLEDVLIDLSRGPLKEKEVTLFLDASASPSEEEILLHQVPEATGIPKLLLQKNNGIDWSARKDHIDVFVGVIGVELPWLLSSPPHDWAVLSVLLIGIKQECDPRALLQTALAQRTPAVAALCPVKLGEQRNRLEFRVFTWRPLHPRRKLLPLGGWNASRFASWDQLFVDRFSSFGGVTLHVASNENDAPTLFRTNSSHWDGLGYRILSALAENYNFTFTLTVQSIDGMWGERRNGTWGGMLGDVYRGEKNLTINTIFVSYPRNAAFDISIPFKYEGIAFVIANPLPLPPWRSVIYPFTRMMWAVISGFLVVVSFTHCLLGSFVGKVSPFRDFLTIAQALVNQSNDAVPSSWTLRLFLMSWWFTAYVLVISYTCNLIAFLTIPKYPVKLQTAHELADSYHRVCMLNYGNETVEAFIVSRNPTLTTIAKKIDKVPLILTQPYTNAQECLELVTAGTHAMLDGDSYIANIVQDSGYADRTYFLKERVLESPTSFFFRKNTPWKYKFDEGMSRLVSSGCIGKWKEDIDQALKRTRYEKKPEGQQALKVEHLQGTFLVLVLGLGLALVTFMVERHLGRREKNQ; encoded by the exons ATGAAGATAAAATCAATTGAACTTCTGTTCATGGCGGTCACGATCGCTCTCACCGACGCAGAACCTTCGAACTCACTCCTGTCAAAACTGAGGAATAGCATGAGTTCGATCCAGAGTCACGTTAAGGAACAGCACACCATGAGAAACCTATTGGAGGACGTCCTTATAGATCTTTCCCGCGGTCCtctaaaggaaaaggaagtaacTCTCTTTCTAGACGCATCTGCCTCCCCTTCGGAAGAAGAAATTCTACTGCACCAGGTCCCTGAAGCAACTGGAATTCCTAAGCTTCTTCTCCAAAAAAATAATGGCATAGATTGGAGTGCcaggaaagaccacattg ATGTTTTTGTCGGAGTAATTGGTGTGGAACTGCCCTGGTTATTAAGCTCCCCACCACATGATTGGGCAGTTCTCTCTGTGCTGCTCATCGGAATTAAGCAGGAGTGCGACCCAAGAGCCCTTCTGCAGACAGCACTGGCACAGAGGACTCCTGCAGTGGCCGCGTTGTGTCCAGTGAAGTTAGGCGAGCAGAGGAACAGACTCGAGTTCCGGGTGTTCACGTGGCGACCTCTACACCCGCGCCGAAAGCTCTTGCCTCTGGGCGGATGGAACGCCTCTCGCTTCGCCTCCTGGGACCAGCTCTTCGTCGACCGCTTCTCGTCCTTCGGCGGCGTCACTCTGCACGTCGCGAGTAACGAAAACGACGCGCCCACTCTCTTCAGGACGAACTCATCGCACTGGGACGGCCTTGGATATCGCATCTTGAGCGCCCTGGCTGAAAATTATAACTTTACTTTCACTCTGACGGTCCAGTCCATCGACG GGATGTGGGGTGAAAGGCGTAATGGAACCTGGGGGGGGATGCTTGGAGACGTGTACAGAGGAGAAAAGAATCTAACAATCAACACGATCTTCGTCTCCTACCCTCGAAATGCCGCCTTTGATATCTCCATCCCGTTTAAATACGAAGG AATAGCGTTCGTTATTGCCaaccctctacctcttcccccgtGGCGGAGCGTCATCTATCCCTTCACTAGAATGATGTGGGCGGTCATAAGCGGATTCCTTGTCGTAGTCTCCTTCACCCACTGCCTTTTGGGTTCATTCGTGGGGAAAGTGTCTCCTTTTAGAGACTTTTTAACCATTGCACAG GCACTAGTGAATCAGTCTAACGACGCTGTACCTTCTTCTTGGACCTTAAGATTGTTCCTGATGTCCTGGTGGTTCACTGCTTACGTCCTCGTCATATCCTACACGTGCAATCTCATAGCTTTCCTCACTATCCCAAAATATCCCGTTAAACTTCAAACTGCTCATGAATTGGCCGATAGCTACCACAG GGTATGTATGCTGAACTACGGTAATGAAACAGTGGAAGCCTTCATAGTGTCCCGCAACCCAACACTCACTACTATAGCCAAGAAGATAGATAAGGTGCCGCTCATACTCACACAACCATACACCAACGCCCAAGAGTGCCTTGAACTCGTCACGGCAGGCACCCACGCCATGCTCGATGGAGATTCATACATAGCGAACATAGTACAGGATTCAGGCTACGCCGACCGCACGTACTTCCTCAAGGAGAGGGTCCTTGAAAGTCCCACGTCCTTTTTCTTCCGCAAGAACACGCCTTGGAAATACAAGTTTGACGAAGGTATGTCTCGTCTAGTAAGTTCAGGCTGCATCGGCAAATGGAAGGAAGACATCGACCAGGCACTGAAAAGAACGCGCTACGAGAAG AAACCCGAAGGCCAGCAAGCTCTTAAGGTTGAACATCTCCAGGGGACTTTCCTGGTCCTTGTTTTGGGTTTGGGCTTGGCGCTGGTCACTTTCATGGTAGAGCGACACCTAGGAAGACGGGAGAAGAACCAGTGA